The Pseudomonadota bacterium genome contains the following window.
CTTGGTAGTGCTGTAATTCCTACGTTTGCACTCAGTACAACCGAGTGAAATTATATCTCGCATAATCTTTTTTCCTTTAAAAACTAAAAATTCAGTGGTTTCTACTCAATAATCTTATTGATAACGCCGGCACCAACGGTTCTGCCACCCTCGCGGATTGCAAAACGAAGACCATCTTCCATGGCGATCGGGGTGATCAGCGCCCCTTCTACTGTGACGTTATCCCCC
Protein-coding sequences here:
- the tuf gene encoding elongation factor Tu (EF-Tu; promotes GTP-dependent binding of aminoacyl-tRNA to the A-site of ribosomes during protein biosynthesis; when the tRNA anticodon matches the mRNA codon, GTP hydrolysis results; the inactive EF-Tu-GDP leaves the ribosome and release of GDP is promoted by elongation factor Ts; many prokaryotes have two copies of the gene encoding EF-Tu), with protein sequence GDNVTVEGALITPIAMEDGLRFAIREGGRTVGAGVINKIIE